A window of Phyllobacterium sp. T1293 contains these coding sequences:
- a CDS encoding MarR family winged helix-turn-helix transcriptional regulator, producing MSKMTPRDIYIDELAKVSRKIRTLFDARVKQRGLTFARARTMMLLDRMEILSQKDLAEELEIETPTMVRLLDGLEKQGFIERRSVDGDRRAKQIVMTPLGAELASEVNQLARELRAEFLQGVDDKALVATLEVIRAINRNIGEMDKDQA from the coding sequence ATGTCAAAAATGACGCCTCGTGACATCTATATCGACGAGCTGGCGAAAGTCAGCCGCAAGATTCGCACATTGTTTGATGCGCGGGTTAAACAACGCGGCCTGACCTTTGCGCGCGCCCGCACGATGATGCTGCTCGACCGCATGGAAATACTCAGCCAGAAAGATCTGGCCGAAGAGCTGGAAATCGAAACACCGACCATGGTGCGGCTTCTGGACGGCTTGGAGAAGCAGGGCTTCATTGAACGACGCTCGGTGGATGGTGATCGCCGGGCCAAACAGATTGTCATGACGCCTCTGGGAGCAGAGCTTGCCAGCGAGGTCAATCAACTGGCGCGCGAATTGCGGGCGGAATTTTTGCAAGGCGTCGACGACAAGGCGCTTGTCGCGACGCTGGAGGTCATCCGCGCTATCAATCGCAACATTGGCGAAATGGACAAGGATCAGGCCTGA